In the genome of Gemmatimonas sp., one region contains:
- a CDS encoding ATPase domain-containing protein, protein MSSAEVPHELALLSTGVPGLDEVLGGGLPALSFNLVAGGPGTGKTTMAMQLLFATATVERPGLFITLLGETSLKMLRYQQCFDFFVEDAVGERVHFLNLSEEALGGDLEAVLARIVHNVEALRPGLVVVDSFRSLVHSVETEAPNSSLERFVQRLALHLTTWDITSLLIGEYQHQELRNPVFTVADGIFWLTQDVERNSVVRKLQVVKSRGVPHMPGLHTLKITTAGVQVFPRLPIQAGEQCPASNARVSTGITGLDALMGGGIPAGDSLVLTGPTGSGKTTFAMHFVLAGLVAGESAVVAVFEERPDVYLARAARFGSAFSDAVAAGRLRVIYLRPLDLSVDETLQEIRESVQDIGASRVVIDSINGFEMALAPTFREDFRESLYRLIGTLTRLGVTTYSTVEIEAQDRATLTGYHVSFLTDIILSQRYAEIDGALHKVLLVVKMRGSDHSRDFRRYRSTEAGVILGDTLPEYEGILSGTPTRSRRLGS, encoded by the coding sequence ATGTCGTCCGCCGAAGTGCCGCACGAACTGGCCCTGCTTTCCACCGGCGTCCCGGGACTCGACGAGGTGCTGGGCGGTGGCTTGCCGGCGCTGTCGTTCAACCTGGTTGCCGGAGGGCCCGGAACCGGCAAGACGACGATGGCCATGCAGTTGCTTTTTGCCACGGCAACGGTCGAACGCCCCGGTCTCTTCATCACGTTGCTGGGCGAAACGTCGCTCAAGATGCTACGCTATCAGCAGTGCTTCGACTTCTTCGTCGAGGACGCCGTGGGCGAGCGCGTGCATTTCCTCAATCTTAGTGAGGAGGCGCTCGGTGGCGATCTCGAGGCGGTCCTCGCGCGTATCGTGCACAACGTGGAGGCGCTGCGCCCCGGGCTGGTGGTGGTGGATTCCTTCCGATCCCTCGTGCATTCGGTGGAAACGGAAGCCCCGAACTCCAGTCTCGAGCGGTTCGTCCAGCGCCTTGCCCTGCATCTGACCACCTGGGACATTACCTCGCTCCTCATTGGCGAGTATCAGCATCAGGAGCTGCGCAACCCGGTGTTCACGGTGGCTGACGGCATCTTCTGGCTCACGCAGGACGTCGAGCGCAATTCGGTGGTGCGCAAGCTGCAGGTGGTGAAGTCGCGCGGCGTGCCGCACATGCCGGGGCTGCACACCCTCAAGATCACCACGGCCGGCGTGCAGGTCTTCCCGCGTCTCCCCATTCAGGCGGGTGAGCAGTGTCCAGCGTCGAACGCGCGCGTGAGCACGGGCATCACGGGACTCGATGCGCTCATGGGCGGCGGCATTCCGGCGGGCGACTCGCTGGTGCTCACGGGACCGACGGGATCAGGCAAGACGACTTTTGCCATGCACTTCGTGCTCGCCGGTCTGGTCGCCGGCGAATCGGCGGTGGTGGCGGTCTTCGAGGAACGTCCCGATGTGTACCTGGCGCGCGCGGCCCGGTTCGGGAGCGCCTTCTCTGATGCCGTGGCGGCGGGGCGCCTGCGCGTGATCTACCTGCGACCGCTCGATCTGTCCGTGGACGAGACGTTGCAGGAGATCCGGGAGTCGGTGCAGGACATCGGCGCCTCCCGCGTGGTGATTGATTCGATCAACGGCTTCGAGATGGCGCTTGCCCCCACGTTTCGCGAGGATTTCCGCGAATCGTTGTATCGTCTGATCGGGACGTTGACCCGTCTGGGAGTCACGACGTACTCGACGGTGGAGATCGAGGCGCAGGACCGCGCGACGCTGACTGGGTATCACGTGTCGTTCCTCACGGACATCATCCTGAGCCAGCGCTACGCGGAGATCGATGGTGCGCTCCACAAGGTCCTGCTCGTGGTGAAGATGCGCGGCAGTGATCACAGCCGGGACTTCCGGCGCTATCGGTCGACCGAGGCGGGGGTCATACTCGGTGACACGCTGCCCGAGTACGAGGGGATCCTCTCCGGCACGCCCACCAGGTCACGCCGCCTTGGGTCGTGA